CGTGGCAAGaacattgttaaaaaaaaagttcattgtGAAGTCCCGACGTTAGCATTGTGTTGAGTAGTTAGCATGGTGTTCGTTTAAATTATGGAGGTAGATAAGAGAATATTTCACAATGGATATAAAAATGCAGAAGGCAGATTTCTGCAGATCTATCCAAGTTTATACTTGGAGCAGGTAACCCCAGAAACAATGTCAAAACCAAATCCATTTTCTGTTTCATACACACGCCACTCTTGTGCCAGAAAGAGGTGACTATACGGGTTAGACTTGGTCATCTCTCTTTACATATTAGGTGAGAACTGAGAAGATTTGGTAACGAGAGTGGTTGATTTAATCCCTTaagctctatatatatatgcaagccAATGCCACACATTCTCTCAAACTTGCTGCAGTTATACTACTAGTCATCAATGGAATTCTTCAAAGTTACTCTTAGTCTCTTGGTAATAGCTTTCCTCTCAGCCACCCTCTCTGTTGCTCACCCTGGCTTCAATGTTGGCTGGGGTGGAAATGGTTTTGGGTCTTTCCGATTGTTCCCTGAATTCTATCAGTTCTCATGCCCCCAAGCCAATGACATTGTCATGTCTGTGTTAGAGAAGGCCATTGCCAAGGAGCCCAGGATGGCTGCTTCTTTGCTTAGGCTTCATTTCCACGATTGCTTTGTTCAGGTTCTAGAATTAGTTTCAAACAGTTTGAAGTACAAGAATGAAAGTTgatttcttttccccttttcAATGAAAATCCAACCAACTCACTTTACTTTTACAGGGTTGTGACGCATCTATTTTGTTGGATGATAGTTCCACAGTGGTCAGTGAAAAGAAATCTTTGCCAAACAGGAATTCTATTAGAGGTTTTGAAGTCATTGATGAGATCAAGGTTAAGTTGGAAGAATCATGTCCTCAGACCGTCTCTTGTGCAGATATTCTCGCCCTTGCTGCTCGTGGCTCCACTGTATTAGTAAGCCAAATCTGAACTTTGAACTGAGACTAAAAATATAATGGGCATACTTCTTTGTACttctaaatcattttttttatgagtttgcTGGGTATGTTGAAACAGAGCGGTGGACCGAATTGGCAGCTCCCATTGGGAAGGAGGGACTCAAAGACAGCAAGCTTAAGCACCTCGAACAATAACATTCCCCCACCAAACTCTACTCTCCAAAACCTTTCAACACTTTTCAAGCGTCAAGGGCTTAATGAAGTTGACCTCGTTGCACTCTCTGGTAAACTTGGTTTTATTGAGGAGTTTTGTTACCCAGGAGTCAAATACAACTGTTCATCCTAAGACATAATCTTCCCAAATTGCAGGGGGGCATACAATTGGCGTTGCAAGGTGTACGACATTCAAGCAGAGGCTGTACAACCAAAATGGAAACAACCAACCGGATGCGACTCTGGACAAAACCTACTACTATGGTCTGAAATCAGTTTGTCCTAGGTCCGGTGGTGACAATAACATCTCTCCCCTGGACTTTGCCTCCCCAGCAAGATTTGACAACACATATTTCAAACTCATCCTGTGGGGAAAAGGGCTCCTCACTTCGGATCAAGTGCTTTTCACTGGAAGTCCTAGGACCACCATGGAATTGGTGAAGAGATATGCAGAGGATGAGGACCTGTTCTTCAACCAGTTTGCTAACTCCATGATTAAAATGGGAAACATCAGCCCTCTCACTGGTTTCAAGGGTGAAGTGAGGAAGAACTGTCGTCGAGTTAATTAGGCAAAACTAATTGTCCATTTAAAAGTGTTTGGCTTATTTATGCTTTCCTGTTGTGTTAACCTCTGATTATGTTAAAGCTATGGTGTCTGTGATGCTTGAAAATGAGCAGGTAATGTATACATCTGCTTGTTTTACGGTAATTGGCAATTTCTTATATGCATGCGGACAGTTTACATGGAAAGGAAGTTAGCAAGTATAAAATTGAATATTCCCCTTTTGAGGAGAAGAAATATTAAGAACATAAGTGCTAAGTTATGTGTGAATTAAGATTCACGACTCTCTTACCATCAATTTTCCTACGCACAATCTcacaaaatgacaaattacTCACGAATTCCACCTCACCACCGCGGGACCACTCCAAAAGCTTCTTTGgtcttttaaacaaaaattatacagATCCCCTTCGAACCGGTGTCACCTAAATACCTCTTTTATCGAAAACCAATTAAAAGCCGCCACGTGGCTATTCCTTTGTAAACTAGGTAGGGCGTATAGTAGGGGATCACAAAAATCCCTTCCCCTTCGTCTCTCTCTAGACCAGACCGAAAACCCCTCTCCTtcgtctccctctctctgtgtactcgatctctctctctctctcatttgaagataaactgaaaccctaaaggGCCTAAACCGATCttcataatctctctctctctctctctctctctctctctctcacaaaaaACCTAAGATGAAAAGGTTCAGAATCTCAATCGAACAATGAATATATTCAAATGCTTCATAGTGATGTTATGGCTCTtccctttttcatttctttgcaAATGAACAGAGgcaaaatcaaataattttttcttcatagcCGCCATCGATGGACCTAGAGGAGGTCATAGAGCTCTTTGATTTTTACTGATTTGGCCTCAAAATCTTCAAGAAACAACTTCCAAATGTACATAAATTTTTAAGACTTCAAAGCAAACATAGATaatcaaattcaagaaaactcACAAAAACCAAAGATTTCTTGCATCTACAAGTGGGAgatgaaaaacaaatgaaatgaaaggggGGAAATATCTGGTTTGCCTCTGTTTATTTGCAGAAAAATCTGGTTTTGCCTCTGTTCATTGCTGATGCATGGGGGACCCCTAAGTTCAGTCTTAGccttgtttggttgctgagaaaatctgggaaatgaaaacaaaattgtgATTTTTCTCCCGACTGCTTTTCAAGAtatggaatgaaaaaaaaacaaatataagtgTATAGGAATATTttggtgagagagagggagtctTGAAGATTCAGAAAGGGAGGGAGAGCAGAGAGAGGGGGATCGAGTGTGAGAGAGCAGAGAGGGGGACGGAGAGTCTTTTGGCTtcagagggagggaggggttTCAGTCTAATGCGCCTCATCAGTTCTTTCATGCACCGCCCATGTGGCAAGTTTTGAATGACCTCCGATAAATAAGGGTTGTCGGTCACCTGCAGGAAGGTTTTCTCAAAATTATATCCACCAATTACTATTTACTACCATACATCTTACATTCAAGGGCAGACATACATTGATTGCCtcccaaaaattttcaaaaacatgctttaatatatgatttttttaaagatatcctaaaataaagataatttatccccccaaaacattttaaaaaatctcatttagtacttagttgtctaggtttcttttatttttttagtaatttttttatacttacacctattttttgtcattaataaaatctcatattctcatttttttttttacatctcataaGAGGCAAGAAAATATCTTCatctatttttataagttatttggtaaatttacaacctcatttttcctatttatttacacttttccttttaagtcttccactagctagcgtgtttggattagttttgttagtaagtacatatatactacCATCGAGTTAACAATTATGAGTGAATGCAACAAATCTCATATAgctatttctatttatattatagagactttacaatattcaattttagattcaacaaaaatgtttatatttggttacttaatttttatcatttacttCAAAATCTCACAAGACTATTGctatcttaatttgtattgtTCACTTGAGTCAGATAGAATTCAAGTGAGAGGTTTAGATAGGTggctttaataatttaatttatcctTAGATAACAATCCTATATGGTTAATGTTAAATGTCGGTGACACACTTTTCTACCTTAAATGTCGGTTACTGTTCACCTATACATACGACACTTTGTTAATCGCCTCCCCACATACCAAATCTTAGTTCCGCCCCTGCctacattctataaaaaatacctccacactttatgaaaaaaaaattataagtgtggagtgtgaaaataaatagtaactgatgcataAAATTCATCATCTTTAACTACTCCTATTATGTCTTGTGCCTTGTTATCAAATAATTCACTTTGTGGTTTGACTTACAAGAGACCAACAATTTAAGGATGTCACATCAAGTGTCAACATTAAGCCCCAATTggaatagtaagatgagatgagatgagatgagatgattttagataaaagttaaaaattaaataaaatattattataatattattttttaatattattattattttagaatttgaaaaagttgaattgagatttgaaaaaattaaattgtttattgtattttgtgtgaaaatttgaaaaaattgtaatgatgagataagatgagataagttgagatgatttttcaatccaaacggggacctgattttttacaattttttaactcaaataatttctatGGTTTATGAAAAGATAGACACATTTTGTGAATTACACAACATCTTGGCtcatttggataatgaaatgagatgagattagttaaataagatatttttataatattattttttaatattattactattttagaatttgaaaaagttaaattatttattatattttacgtgaaaaattaaaaaaattataataatgagataatataaaatgatttctatatctaaactaggcttaaatgatatttgtggGCAAAATGGATCCCACCATTAAATACGATGGTTATAAATGCTTGGTGcatatttatctaaattatagaaaaaatattaacgTTATAGAATTTCATAgaaattttaaggaaaatgttagtttACCTTTAGTTTTGTTCTCTGGATTTAATCGCttgtgtattttaatttattttcttaaatgtttaAACAAATTACTACTAATGtatttgtgtgtgtatgtatgtatatatatatatatatatattaaatgtttaaaaatatttaaaaaatatttacaaaaatgtaATTATATTAAGAGTACAATCAGTCGTACATGTTAAGcagtaggggtgctacccaccccTTTCCCGCCCTCCCCCTGTCCATGCGAGGGCGGGGTACCCCATCCGTTGCCCAGGGTGCAGGGGTGGACCTCCATCCCCCGCACCCTATTGGGCCTTTGGCCCAGTTCAATTATCTGGGCCCAAAATGGTCCAGAATCTATTTTTGGGCTATTTTAGAcccataatttaactaaaataataaatatatttaaaaaataaattatttagatataactattaactatatattaagtttcaactaatactattaagtattaactaataatcatcactaacacactaaactattacaatttacaattagtcaaattaagagaactaataaactattacaatagtacaaactcatctaaaaataataaatatttcagattgtacaattaactattataacaacattacaattaattgtaaattaacaaaatcataacatttcaaatttgatcaatttggagtgacggtgagttcactgagacTGAGTTGTGTCAACTATTGTGAGATTGAGAATCgagatcataaaaattataaaacttgtaatattaataagttaaaaaataaaacaaattataattataaagttataaacatgaaacaaaaatttaaaatacaaaatattaaaagtactaaccaagatgagattgggTCATTGGGATGAAGATGAGAATAGATCATTGAGTCCTTAGGATTAGGATtcgacatatatatattgagaacataaaagctaaaaaatatacaagcaaaatatttagatactaaaatattatataaaattataaatgcaaaaaataattaagggacaAATTATGCAAActatggcaatggtgggtccaatacacacaaagtcatactgcatcagaggtagccgtagacgccgtctcatgtatcactataacaattaaatttgaaattaatatcgattaaatgaaaataaataaattaaaataagaaaatgaaattcaagTCCCACGATTACTAGATCCAGGCTAATCACCACCCTTTTCCCCGAGTCAGCCTCCTCATAGTTAAGAACATCCAAAATATGAATTGAAATCCCTATGATCCAATTCTGCATGCAAATCAAAGTCTCTATAGTGGTAGAAGCTAATGAATTCAATACGCGCCCTTCGGTgataaaggccgactctgaggctacggtGCTAATAAGGATGACCAAAAGACTGTGGGCTTTCTCTCCAAGGACGGGATACTTCACGacatttattttccaaaaactgAATATATCAAACTCTCCTGAAAATTGTTGAAGCTCCGCTGccaagtatctgtctatctctggctgAGCCTCTGTAGAACTCCGGACGAAGAGGGTCTGCTCCAACCTCTCACCCcagtccaatctacgtctttttcCAACCTCGACTTCTGGAACTAGTGAgagtaggtgtaggtgccgcaatattactaCTCTGCAAAACGGTAAACTCataaaataatctatcaaggGTTTCCCTAACCCTTGTTGCAATATGCTCCGCCCATGCTTGCCCCGTACGCaattctcaatccaaatatcatgtcATCCACCTTAAACTGAGGGTCAAAGACAATcactacatataacaaaatattagcacTAGtgaaatctccccaatacttgtcgtacttcgACCTTATGATCAATGTCATCTCCCACAGCCTAATGTGAGCACCCGCTACTATGTcatttaattcttcttttaccctacatatttgctgacataatTGAtaggatgtagggtacaaagtgtCAGATAGTGTCGTGGTGACCTCATAGAAAAACCTCAAAAAATTTACGAAAATAGATACAACTTcccaatcatcaatctctcgtgatcatcaaaatattttacatattggatgtcttcattacccaataatgcaaatgccaacttatattcttgggtcGCCtccaatataaaaaatgttgagtcccagtgtgtaggcatatcagtataAAATGCCCTTCTTGGATGTTAAGCTCGCAAACCTTGCAGCaattttgaatttctccaatcttgAAGGAGAAGATCTTACCCATCTCACAACAGTCCTAATCcaagcaatcgagtcatgaagatccttCAAATCATCAATGAcaata
This genomic interval from Juglans microcarpa x Juglans regia isolate MS1-56 chromosome 4D, Jm3101_v1.0, whole genome shotgun sequence contains the following:
- the LOC121259167 gene encoding peroxidase 9 — its product is MEFFKVTLSLLVIAFLSATLSVAHPGFNVGWGGNGFGSFRLFPEFYQFSCPQANDIVMSVLEKAIAKEPRMAASLLRLHFHDCFVQGCDASILLDDSSTVVSEKKSLPNRNSIRGFEVIDEIKVKLEESCPQTVSCADILALAARGSTVLSGGPNWQLPLGRRDSKTASLSTSNNNIPPPNSTLQNLSTLFKRQGLNEVDLVALSGGHTIGVARCTTFKQRLYNQNGNNQPDATLDKTYYYGLKSVCPRSGGDNNISPLDFASPARFDNTYFKLILWGKGLLTSDQVLFTGSPRTTMELVKRYAEDEDLFFNQFANSMIKMGNISPLTGFKGEVRKNCRRVN